In a genomic window of Prochlorococcus marinus subsp. marinus str. CCMP1375:
- a CDS encoding ribbon-helix-helix domain-containing protein: MATRQNSSSGKQKSPRVQVVLPEELCAQLTFLAKKESRTVSNMAKVLIQEGVDSLITEYLSKSEESTNTSHTESFRSSLETQQSRRLRGAPRRIKLTKP; the protein is encoded by the coding sequence ATGGCTACCCGGCAAAATTCATCAAGCGGGAAGCAAAAGTCTCCCAGGGTGCAAGTTGTGCTTCCAGAGGAGCTATGCGCTCAGCTAACTTTTTTAGCCAAAAAAGAATCCAGAACAGTCAGCAATATGGCAAAAGTTCTTATCCAAGAAGGAGTTGATAGCTTAATAACTGAATATCTATCCAAGAGCGAAGAAAGTACAAACACAAGCCATACAGAAAGTTTCAGGTCTTCTTTAGAGACCCAACAATCAAGGCGGCTTAGAGGTGCACCAAGAAGAATCAAATTGACCAAGCCATGA
- a CDS encoding phosphoadenylyl-sulfate reductase, with translation MTSRKLEKIPFLKIPLKEARKHLEPLSPQKRLTWAYEQFGPHLAITTSFGIQSSVLLHMLYQLNSGNTIKVIWVDTGYLPKETYQYAAALTDRLKLDVTVAQSIITPARMEALYGELWNTNSLKDMGKYHRIRKVEPLEKALEDLDIYCWASGVRSSQTDNRSSMSILDRIRNRLSLRPILEWSQKDIFYYMQTNDLPQHPLFEKGYSTIGDWHSSSPDTTDAAGRKTRFGGLQQECGIHIEDSNKEHK, from the coding sequence ATGACTTCTAGAAAATTGGAAAAAATTCCATTCTTAAAGATTCCCTTAAAAGAAGCTCGTAAGCATCTTGAACCACTATCTCCACAAAAACGCTTGACATGGGCTTATGAACAATTTGGTCCTCATCTTGCTATTACGACAAGTTTCGGGATTCAATCATCGGTTTTACTTCACATGCTTTACCAGCTCAATAGTGGCAATACTATAAAAGTAATATGGGTTGATACAGGGTATTTACCAAAAGAGACTTATCAATATGCAGCTGCACTTACAGACAGACTTAAGCTAGATGTCACTGTTGCACAAAGCATAATAACTCCAGCAAGAATGGAAGCCTTATACGGTGAACTTTGGAATACTAACTCTCTAAAAGATATGGGAAAATATCACCGCATTCGAAAAGTCGAACCTTTAGAAAAAGCTTTAGAAGATTTAGATATCTATTGCTGGGCAAGTGGCGTCAGAAGCAGTCAAACTGACAATAGGAGCTCAATGAGCATATTAGATCGTATTAGAAACCGTCTATCTCTTAGACCAATATTGGAATGGTCGCAAAAAGACATTTTTTATTACATGCAAACCAATGATTTACCTCAACACCCTCTTTTTGAAAAAGGGTATTCAACAATAGGTGATTGGCATTCAAGTTCCCCAGATACTACTGATGCAGCTGGAAGAAAAACACGATTTGGAGGCTTACAACAAGAATGTGGAATTCATATTGAGGACAGTAATAAAGAACACAAGTAA
- a CDS encoding NAD(P)/FAD-dependent oxidoreductase, which produces MKSNFSKNGAVVVVGGGFGGLTAALSLSRCKQRPPIILIEPSSRFNFLPLFYELLSGELEVWEVAPFYKTLLASKGIVLIDQFVDNIDLDKEVVSTSAGQVIKYGQLVIATGSKLNSFGISGVNEHCLKFNKYQDVLTLKRVIRRLNHSNENRQNLVIVGAGATGVELACKVADLVDARTEIHLIEVGENILPKGRSFNQEQIQEAIRKRSINLHLNTNVLKVLENNVEIQSLSKQHSQPFSLNHSGIIWTAGVKSAIPSGLPETLIRNGRVAIDSKLQIIGRNNVFSIGDMAIDQENPCLGTAQVAMQQGEHLAKNVIAARQGKDLTPFEFVDRGEMLSMGIGEATITGMGLTISGSIAFKMRRMAYLSKFPNLFLSIRSAGSWLLSDGKKFI; this is translated from the coding sequence ATGAAGTCTAATTTTTCCAAAAATGGCGCTGTTGTTGTAGTAGGAGGCGGCTTTGGAGGCCTCACGGCTGCACTTTCTTTAAGTAGATGTAAACAAAGGCCTCCTATTATTTTGATAGAACCCAGTTCTAGATTTAATTTTTTACCATTATTTTATGAATTGTTAAGCGGTGAACTTGAAGTATGGGAGGTTGCTCCTTTCTATAAAACTTTGCTTGCATCTAAGGGCATTGTCTTGATAGATCAATTTGTAGACAATATTGATTTAGATAAAGAGGTTGTATCTACATCAGCTGGACAAGTTATTAAGTATGGGCAGTTGGTTATTGCAACTGGTTCAAAGCTAAATAGTTTTGGGATTTCAGGTGTGAATGAACATTGTCTTAAGTTTAATAAATATCAGGATGTATTAACCCTTAAAAGAGTAATTAGGAGGCTGAATCATTCCAATGAAAATAGACAAAACTTAGTTATTGTTGGAGCAGGAGCAACTGGAGTAGAACTTGCTTGCAAAGTTGCGGATCTTGTAGATGCGCGAACGGAAATTCATTTAATTGAAGTTGGAGAGAATATTTTGCCTAAAGGGAGATCTTTTAATCAAGAACAAATTCAAGAAGCAATACGAAAAAGATCTATTAATTTGCATTTAAATACTAATGTTTTAAAGGTTTTAGAAAATAATGTGGAAATTCAGAGTTTGAGCAAACAACATTCTCAGCCGTTCAGTTTGAATCATTCTGGAATAATATGGACTGCCGGAGTAAAATCAGCTATCCCTTCTGGTTTGCCTGAAACTTTGATTAGGAATGGAAGAGTTGCGATTGATTCGAAACTACAAATCATTGGACGTAATAATGTTTTTTCTATTGGAGATATGGCTATAGATCAAGAAAACCCTTGCTTAGGAACTGCTCAAGTTGCAATGCAACAAGGAGAACATCTAGCAAAGAATGTAATTGCGGCTCGTCAAGGTAAAGACTTGACTCCCTTTGAGTTTGTTGATCGTGGTGAAATGCTTAGCATGGGAATTGGAGAGGCAACTATTACAGGTATGGGTTTGACCATTTCAGGTTCAATTGCTTTTAAAATGAGGCGAATGGCTTATTTATCAAAGTTCCCTAATTTATTTTTGAGTATTCGCTCTGCAGGCTCTTGGTTACTTAGTGATGGTAAGAAATTCATTTAA
- a CDS encoding type III pantothenate kinase, which translates to MKHQKYCLLIGNSRWHWAIQKQEQWSFSHTDPNPKQLKKLKNHLWKWAAVGPIPSSINLETKRCIGIKDVPLLKLTDWIGIDRALGGWAAFKQAKSQNLHSKGILLADAGTVLSLTRITANGEFAGGQLIAGLKLQRSSMAKGAQKLKPVCTDNLPANQFPISTEAAMLKGSFQALLGSIIEAQKDSNLPLWICGGDSEILFNHLINRQIDVYHRPNLVLEGMIDIDLPSIPKPNPEQSDQPYWQP; encoded by the coding sequence GTGAAACACCAAAAATATTGTCTTTTGATAGGTAACAGTCGCTGGCATTGGGCAATTCAAAAACAGGAACAATGGTCTTTTTCTCATACCGATCCCAATCCAAAACAACTAAAAAAGCTCAAAAATCATTTGTGGAAATGGGCGGCAGTAGGCCCTATACCCTCATCTATTAACTTGGAAACTAAAAGATGCATTGGAATTAAAGATGTTCCTCTATTGAAACTGACAGATTGGATAGGTATTGATCGAGCTTTAGGAGGTTGGGCCGCTTTTAAACAAGCAAAATCTCAAAACCTCCATAGCAAAGGAATCCTTTTAGCAGATGCAGGCACAGTGTTAAGTCTTACAAGAATTACAGCCAATGGAGAATTTGCAGGAGGGCAATTAATTGCTGGGCTTAAGTTACAAAGATCATCCATGGCAAAAGGTGCTCAAAAACTTAAGCCGGTATGCACCGACAATTTACCAGCCAATCAATTTCCTATTTCTACAGAAGCAGCGATGCTAAAAGGTAGTTTTCAAGCTTTACTAGGAAGCATAATCGAAGCACAAAAAGACAGTAATCTGCCTCTTTGGATATGTGGAGGTGATTCAGAAATCTTATTTAACCATTTAATAAATAGACAAATTGATGTATATCATCGACCTAATCTGGTTTTAGAAGGAATGATCGACATTGATCTACCTTCTATTCCAAAGCCAAATCCTGAACAATCTGATCAGCCATACTGGCAGCCTTGA
- a CDS encoding anhydro-N-acetylmuramic acid kinase: MYVLGLMSGTSADGVDAVLVDFRGNLNKPRWKLLNSVSLKYSVDLQKAIIDAGQGSKLSGCDWLELSEAITEAHFSAASRCDPDGISTVVGCHGQTVCHRPPKPSFRGASWQLIQAPLLATLLGKNVIYDFRSKDLALGGQGAPLAPFLDYALIGRGKTWRGVLNLGGIANLSLIPPLKGPHRKCHLLGWDCGPANTLIDLAVQKITNGQMNFDCDGLMASKGKPDLDAIKKWLKEDFFQQPPPKSTGREYFGSLDLAKRFSEINSANVNDLVATITCFTACVVAQDLNNLFKKSWIKPAELFVAGGGSRNIFLMKEITNRSPGIRVLSTEKIGIPSQSREAMAFALLAWWNINQKPINTNVTGLKEPSVLGIAVRP, translated from the coding sequence ATGTATGTTTTGGGTTTAATGAGTGGGACTAGCGCTGATGGTGTTGATGCTGTGTTAGTGGATTTTAGAGGTAATTTAAATAAACCTAGATGGAAATTACTTAATTCAGTCTCACTCAAATATTCGGTTGATTTGCAGAAAGCAATTATTGATGCTGGACAGGGTTCTAAGTTGAGTGGCTGTGATTGGCTGGAACTTTCTGAAGCGATTACAGAAGCCCATTTTTCAGCAGCAAGTAGATGTGACCCTGATGGAATTTCTACTGTTGTAGGTTGCCATGGACAAACTGTTTGTCATAGACCACCGAAACCCTCTTTTAGAGGAGCAAGCTGGCAGCTTATTCAAGCACCTTTATTAGCAACTCTTCTAGGGAAAAATGTCATTTATGATTTCAGATCTAAGGATCTTGCTTTAGGAGGACAAGGTGCTCCTTTAGCCCCATTTTTGGATTATGCATTAATAGGAAGAGGGAAGACTTGGAGAGGAGTTCTTAATCTTGGAGGTATTGCCAATCTTTCATTAATTCCGCCTCTTAAGGGTCCTCATCGCAAATGCCATTTATTGGGATGGGATTGTGGTCCTGCTAATACTCTTATAGACCTTGCCGTTCAGAAAATCACTAATGGGCAAATGAATTTTGATTGTGATGGATTGATGGCTTCAAAAGGAAAACCTGACTTGGATGCAATAAAAAAATGGCTTAAGGAAGATTTTTTTCAACAGCCTCCTCCAAAATCAACTGGTAGAGAATATTTTGGTTCTCTTGATTTAGCCAAAAGATTCTCTGAGATTAATTCAGCCAATGTAAATGATTTAGTTGCTACTATCACTTGCTTTACTGCTTGTGTTGTTGCCCAAGATTTAAATAATTTATTTAAAAAGTCTTGGATTAAGCCTGCTGAATTGTTTGTAGCAGGTGGAGGAAGTAGAAATATTTTCCTTATGAAAGAAATTACGAATAGATCCCCAGGAATACGAGTTTTGTCTACTGAAAAAATTGGAATCCCTTCGCAAAGTAGAGAAGCTATGGCATTTGCATTATTGGCATGGTGGAATATTAATCAAAAGCCTATTAACACTAACGTTACAGGGTTAAAAGAACCCTCTGTTCTTGGCATTGCAGTTAGACCATAA
- a CDS encoding 4'-phosphopantetheinyl transferase family protein, which yields MTDIQKPRVLPLWIFPMDSPLKEISISEEKIANSLHPRRAKEYKHARSYVRFALSQFFKLNPLEIPLKASIGKAPLLGNNLGHVSFSHCNDALLIGWSPTKLGVDIERSDRALSAEGISERFFHKYDQNNLKSLNNEDFRKKVLEQWVIKEAAIKWQRGTLSKDLKNWHIKNKSNVAIHQTLNHEVKIQTTIYRSWIIAIASNDNQGKGDLMICAN from the coding sequence TTGACTGACATTCAGAAACCAAGAGTACTGCCTCTTTGGATATTTCCAATGGATTCACCATTAAAAGAAATTTCTATTAGCGAAGAGAAAATAGCTAATTCTCTTCATCCAAGGAGAGCTAAAGAATATAAACATGCTAGAAGTTATGTTCGCTTTGCATTATCTCAATTTTTTAAGCTTAATCCACTAGAGATACCATTAAAAGCCTCTATTGGCAAAGCACCTTTATTAGGGAATAATCTTGGACATGTAAGTTTTAGTCATTGTAATGATGCTCTATTAATTGGATGGTCCCCAACTAAATTAGGAGTGGATATAGAAAGAAGCGATAGAGCCTTATCAGCAGAAGGAATATCTGAACGTTTTTTTCATAAATATGACCAAAATAATTTAAAAAGCTTAAATAATGAGGACTTTCGAAAAAAAGTTTTAGAGCAGTGGGTAATTAAGGAAGCTGCTATTAAATGGCAAAGAGGAACTTTATCCAAAGATTTAAAAAATTGGCATATTAAGAACAAATCAAATGTTGCTATTCATCAAACACTAAATCATGAAGTAAAAATTCAAACAACAATTTATAGATCATGGATAATTGCTATTGCATCTAATGACAATCAGGGAAAAGGTGATTTAATGATTTGTGCTAATTAA
- a CDS encoding TrkH family potassium uptake protein: MPFSKQVNLKLAWYRKLTVPQFTVLTGLLLIFSCTVLLATPLCSSAEVGIWESFFTATSAVTVTGLTIIDIGKDLTIYGQILLACMLLIGGLGLMAITTFLQGFVVSGTELRTRLDRGKTLDEFGVGGVGRTFRGIALTAFVLIAIGACILFYFGFTDISNLGERAWASIFHSISAYNNAGFGLWSNSMQSYRSNWVVNGVVILLVLLGGLGWRVTSDIWTNRKNLHFRRLSLHTRLVIRTSVFLICLGTFGLFLTESIEKGAFFFTINWHERFLTSLFASISARTAGFTSMPISIETISDSGLLLLMTLMFIGASPGGTGGGIKTTTIAALMAATRSTLRGQDNVVIRHRQISDKVVLKAVGITVGSLLFVLIMALLISMANGFGGQDNFSFLEILFTCISAFATVGFDLGVTQHLSGIGQFILVLGMFVGRLGILLLLSAIWQALNRGGIKDQNRIGYPHEDLYV; encoded by the coding sequence GTGCCTTTTTCAAAACAAGTCAATTTAAAACTAGCTTGGTATCGAAAATTAACGGTACCTCAATTTACTGTTTTAACAGGCTTGCTTCTTATTTTTTCTTGCACTGTTTTACTTGCAACTCCTTTATGCTCTTCTGCAGAAGTTGGTATTTGGGAATCTTTTTTTACGGCTACTTCTGCTGTCACGGTAACAGGTTTGACGATAATTGATATAGGTAAAGATTTAACGATCTATGGACAGATTTTGCTGGCATGCATGCTGCTTATTGGTGGCTTAGGTTTAATGGCTATTACAACTTTTTTACAAGGGTTTGTTGTAAGTGGAACAGAGTTGAGAACCCGCTTGGATCGAGGAAAAACTCTTGATGAATTTGGAGTAGGAGGAGTTGGTAGAACTTTTCGAGGTATTGCTCTTACCGCTTTTGTACTAATTGCGATTGGAGCATGTATTCTTTTTTATTTTGGTTTCACTGATATTAGTAATTTAGGAGAAAGAGCATGGGCGTCTATCTTTCATAGTATTTCTGCGTATAACAATGCAGGTTTTGGACTTTGGTCGAATAGTATGCAAAGTTATCGCAGCAATTGGGTAGTTAATGGTGTCGTTATTCTGCTCGTATTATTAGGTGGTTTGGGTTGGCGAGTGACAAGTGATATATGGACAAATCGTAAAAATTTGCATTTTCGACGTTTGAGCCTTCATACTCGCTTAGTCATTAGAACCTCAGTATTTTTAATATGTCTAGGAACTTTTGGATTATTTCTTACTGAGTCCATAGAGAAAGGTGCTTTTTTCTTCACTATCAATTGGCATGAACGTTTTTTAACTTCTTTATTTGCATCTATAAGTGCAAGGACTGCTGGCTTTACAAGTATGCCGATATCAATCGAGACTATTTCTGACTCAGGCCTGTTGCTCTTAATGACTTTAATGTTTATAGGTGCCAGTCCAGGAGGTACTGGTGGTGGAATTAAGACCACAACCATTGCTGCCCTTATGGCAGCAACACGATCAACGTTGAGAGGCCAAGATAATGTTGTTATTCGCCATAGACAGATTTCTGACAAAGTTGTTTTAAAAGCAGTAGGTATTACAGTCGGCTCTCTTTTGTTTGTTTTAATAATGGCGTTATTGATAAGTATGGCAAATGGTTTTGGAGGCCAAGATAACTTTTCTTTTTTAGAAATATTGTTTACATGTATTTCAGCCTTTGCAACAGTAGGATTTGATCTTGGAGTTACGCAGCATTTAAGTGGGATTGGTCAATTTATTTTGGTTCTAGGAATGTTTGTTGGAAGGCTTGGGATACTCTTATTGTTAAGTGCGATTTGGCAAGCTCTTAACAGAGGTGGGATTAAAGATCAGAATAGAATTGGCTATCCACATGAGGATCTCTATGTTTGA
- the bcp gene encoding thioredoxin-dependent thiol peroxidase, with amino-acid sequence MSLQIGEKAPDFTLPDQDGKLIKLSSFKGERVVIYFYPKDDTPGCTKEACNFRDRWDILQNHKINVIGISKDPANKHSKFINKYQLPFILLTDLEPCPVATSYESYGLKKFMGKEYMGMKRQTFVIDSEGKLEVIYLKVKAASMADQIVQDLALE; translated from the coding sequence ATGTCTCTTCAAATTGGCGAAAAAGCACCAGATTTCACTCTTCCAGATCAAGATGGGAAATTAATAAAACTTTCATCTTTTAAGGGCGAGAGAGTTGTGATCTATTTTTATCCCAAAGATGACACTCCTGGATGCACAAAGGAAGCTTGTAATTTTCGTGATCGCTGGGACATTTTGCAAAATCATAAAATAAACGTAATTGGAATTAGTAAAGATCCAGCGAACAAGCATTCAAAGTTTATTAATAAATATCAGTTGCCTTTTATTCTTCTTACTGATTTAGAGCCTTGTCCAGTAGCTACTTCTTATGAAAGTTATGGATTGAAAAAGTTTATGGGCAAGGAGTATATGGGAATGAAGAGACAAACTTTTGTAATTGACTCTGAAGGAAAATTGGAAGTCATTTATTTGAAAGTCAAGGCTGCCAGTATGGCTGATCAGATTGTTCAGGATTTGGCTTTGGAATAG
- a CDS encoding SLC13 family permease, whose amino-acid sequence MNELIVVLDNPQALITLGVLFIAVLLFISGWLAPELTGLLSVALLMATGVLEPQKALAGFGSPALITLMGLFAVSAALFKSGALDRLRELIAFESIKTPRRLIGVLGFVVAPISGIVPNTPVVASLLPVIEAWCVKRNISPSRVLLPLSFATLLGGTLTLLGSSVNLLVSDISAQLGYGPLELFSFTAIGIPIWFIGTIYLLLAPQSLLPDRGREKSDFGSRPDQTGYFTEVTIPIDSELVGQSLRNSRLQRRFDVDVLELQRGKERLLPPLADRTIEPGDRLLLRVTRSDLLRLQQEHTIQLAKRNLNDSINPFERFVVEGQKTVEVLLPAGSTLAGASLRELRFRQRHNATVLALRRGQQTVQERLGQAILHEGDVLLLQAPIDSIRGLQASNDLLVLDQLENDLPTVKSKPIAIAIAIAMILLPSLTNLPLVASVLIAVIAMVVGGCIRPAEVQRSIRLDVILLLGSLSSFSVAMQTTGLADAFAGSLQYFLEGLPRYIALLVIFLSTTIFTQFISNAASVALLAPVAVQLAPSLNLPPTALLMTVLFGASQSFLTPMGYQTTLMVFGPGRYRFLDVTRYGAGLTLLMTIVVPVLILWQYSGL is encoded by the coding sequence ATGAATGAATTAATAGTTGTTTTAGATAACCCTCAAGCACTTATTACTTTAGGTGTTTTGTTCATAGCGGTATTGCTTTTTATAAGTGGTTGGCTTGCACCTGAGCTTACGGGGCTTTTAAGTGTTGCGTTGTTAATGGCTACAGGTGTACTTGAGCCTCAAAAGGCGCTAGCTGGTTTTGGTAGCCCTGCTTTAATAACTTTGATGGGTTTATTTGCAGTTTCTGCAGCTTTGTTTAAAAGTGGAGCTTTGGATCGTTTAAGAGAGTTAATAGCATTTGAAAGCATAAAAACACCACGACGTTTAATTGGTGTTTTGGGGTTTGTTGTTGCTCCTATCTCTGGAATTGTTCCCAATACGCCAGTTGTTGCATCTCTTTTGCCTGTTATAGAAGCTTGGTGTGTTAAACGAAATATCTCTCCTTCAAGAGTTTTATTGCCTCTTTCTTTTGCAACTTTATTGGGAGGAACTCTCACTCTTTTGGGTAGTTCGGTAAATTTATTAGTTAGCGATATAAGTGCTCAGCTTGGGTATGGGCCTTTAGAACTTTTTAGTTTTACTGCTATTGGGATACCTATATGGTTTATTGGAACAATTTATTTGTTATTAGCTCCACAATCACTTTTACCAGACAGAGGTAGAGAGAAGAGTGACTTTGGAAGTAGGCCTGATCAAACTGGCTACTTCACAGAGGTAACTATTCCGATTGATTCAGAGTTGGTTGGCCAATCTTTGCGCAATAGCAGATTACAGCGTCGTTTTGATGTGGATGTTTTAGAGCTTCAAAGAGGAAAGGAAAGGCTGCTACCTCCTCTCGCAGATCGTACAATTGAGCCTGGGGACCGATTATTGCTAAGAGTTACTCGCTCTGATCTTTTAAGGCTGCAGCAAGAACATACTATTCAACTCGCAAAAAGAAATTTAAATGATTCAATTAATCCATTTGAACGGTTTGTTGTTGAAGGTCAAAAAACAGTAGAAGTTCTTTTGCCAGCAGGTTCAACTCTTGCTGGAGCAAGTTTAAGGGAATTAAGATTCAGACAACGTCATAATGCAACGGTATTAGCACTAAGGCGTGGTCAACAGACAGTTCAAGAACGCCTTGGACAAGCGATTTTGCATGAAGGTGATGTATTGCTTTTACAGGCCCCTATAGACTCAATTCGTGGTCTTCAAGCAAGTAATGACTTGCTTGTACTCGATCAGCTTGAAAATGATTTGCCTACAGTAAAGAGTAAGCCAATCGCTATTGCAATCGCTATTGCAATGATACTTTTGCCTTCTCTGACGAACTTGCCTTTAGTGGCATCAGTTCTTATTGCTGTTATTGCAATGGTTGTTGGTGGTTGCATTAGGCCTGCTGAAGTCCAACGTTCTATACGTCTAGATGTAATCCTGTTATTGGGATCATTGTCTAGTTTTAGCGTTGCAATGCAAACTACTGGCCTTGCAGATGCTTTTGCTGGGAGTCTTCAATATTTCTTGGAGGGATTACCTAGATATATTGCATTATTAGTAATTTTCTTATCTACAACTATCTTCACCCAGTTTATTAGTAATGCTGCTTCTGTTGCATTATTGGCACCAGTTGCAGTGCAACTGGCTCCTAGTTTGAATCTCCCCCCAACAGCTCTTTTAATGACAGTTTTATTTGGAGCGAGTCAATCATTCCTTACTCCTATGGGTTATCAGACAACTTTGATGGTATTTGGACCTGGTCGCTATCGTTTCTTAGATGTCACACGTTATGGAGCTGGTCTAACTTTACTTATGACTATTGTTGTTCCTGTATTAATTCTTTGGCAATACTCAGGTCTTTGA
- a CDS encoding potassium channel family protein: MSQWWRWLRNKDDESLGFAVVGIGRFGTAVCRELIRNGAEVLAVDSSERAIEDLRQLEPSIEARVVDSTDEESMREAGVLEMGTVVVGISEPIEASITTTLIAKDTEGSRVQQVIARATSDLHERMLTRVGADRVVFPSRMQGERLGLELVRPNLIERLELDAQTGIDEIKVPELFIGSSLRDLNLRKNYLVNVLAAGPAERLTVNPPAKYILEKDHVLVVMGLMEDLQKLPQV, encoded by the coding sequence ATGAGTCAATGGTGGAGATGGTTACGAAATAAAGATGATGAATCCCTTGGATTTGCTGTCGTTGGGATTGGTCGTTTTGGAACAGCTGTGTGCCGTGAATTGATCCGCAATGGGGCAGAGGTACTTGCGGTTGATTCTTCTGAAAGAGCAATTGAAGATTTACGTCAATTGGAGCCTTCTATAGAGGCACGAGTTGTTGATTCAACAGATGAGGAATCTATGAGAGAAGCAGGAGTTTTGGAAATGGGCACAGTGGTTGTTGGGATTAGTGAACCAATAGAGGCAAGTATTACTACCACGCTCATTGCAAAAGATACTGAAGGCAGTCGAGTGCAACAGGTGATTGCTAGGGCTACAAGTGATTTACATGAACGGATGCTCACTAGAGTTGGCGCTGATAGAGTGGTTTTCCCTTCTAGAATGCAAGGAGAACGGTTGGGCTTAGAACTAGTACGACCTAATTTGATAGAGAGGTTAGAATTGGATGCTCAAACAGGAATTGATGAAATTAAGGTTCCTGAACTTTTTATAGGTAGTTCTTTAAGAGATCTGAATCTTCGTAAGAATTATCTAGTTAATGTTTTAGCAGCAGGGCCAGCAGAACGATTAACAGTTAATCCCCCAGCTAAATATATTTTAGAAAAAGATCATGTTTTGGTGGTAATGGGTTTGATGGAAGATCTTCAGAAATTACCTCAAGTCTGA